A genome region from Streptomyces sp. NBC_01296 includes the following:
- the sdhA gene encoding succinate dehydrogenase flavoprotein subunit has translation MKIHKYDTVIVGAGGAGMRAAIESTKRSRTAVLTKLYPTRSHTGAAQGGMAAALANVEEDNWEWHTFDTVKGGDYLVDQDAAEILAKEAIDAVLDLEKMGLPFNRTPDGTIDQRRFGGHSRNHGEAPVRRSCYAADRTGHMILQTLYQNCVKEGVEFFNEFYVLDQLLVEEDGVKKSAGVVAYELATGEIHVFQAKAVIYASGGTGKFFKVTSNAHTLTGDGQAACYRRGLPLEDMEFFQFHPTGIWRMGILLTEGARGEGGILRNKDGERFMEKYAPVMKDLASRDVVSRSIYTEIREGRGCGPAGDHVYLDLTHLPPEQLDAKLPDITEFARTYLGIEPYTDPIPIQPTAHYAMGGIPTNVEGEVLSDNTTVVPGLYAAGEVACVSVHGANRLGTNSLLDINVFGKRSGIAAARYSQENDYVELPENPAQQVIDQVEHLRNSTGKERVADLRLELQETMDACVMVFRTEQTIKTAVEKIAELRERYKNVSVQDKGKRFNTDLLEAIELGNLLDLAEVMAVSALARKESRGGHYREDYPNRDDVNFMRHTMAYREVGADGSDSVRLDYKPVVTTRYQPMERKY, from the coding sequence ATGAAGATCCACAAGTACGACACCGTCATCGTCGGCGCAGGTGGCGCCGGCATGCGCGCCGCCATCGAGTCGACGAAGCGCAGCCGCACCGCGGTGCTGACGAAGCTCTACCCCACCCGCTCCCACACGGGTGCCGCGCAGGGCGGCATGGCCGCCGCGCTGGCGAACGTGGAAGAGGACAACTGGGAGTGGCACACCTTCGACACGGTCAAGGGCGGTGACTACCTGGTCGACCAGGACGCCGCCGAGATCCTGGCGAAGGAGGCCATCGACGCAGTCCTCGACCTGGAGAAGATGGGCCTGCCGTTCAACCGCACCCCGGACGGCACCATCGACCAGCGCCGCTTCGGCGGCCACTCCCGCAACCACGGCGAGGCGCCGGTCCGCCGGTCCTGCTACGCCGCGGACCGCACCGGCCACATGATCCTCCAGACGCTGTACCAGAACTGCGTCAAGGAGGGTGTGGAGTTCTTCAACGAGTTCTACGTCCTGGACCAGCTCCTGGTCGAGGAGGACGGCGTCAAGAAGTCGGCCGGCGTGGTCGCGTACGAGCTCGCCACCGGCGAGATCCACGTGTTCCAGGCGAAGGCCGTCATCTACGCCTCCGGCGGCACCGGCAAGTTCTTCAAGGTGACCTCCAACGCGCACACCCTCACGGGTGACGGCCAGGCGGCCTGCTACCGCCGCGGCCTGCCGCTCGAGGACATGGAGTTCTTCCAGTTCCACCCGACGGGCATCTGGCGCATGGGCATCCTGCTGACGGAGGGCGCCCGCGGTGAGGGCGGCATCCTCCGCAACAAGGACGGCGAGCGCTTCATGGAGAAGTACGCGCCGGTCATGAAGGACCTCGCGTCCCGTGACGTCGTCTCGCGCTCCATCTACACCGAGATCCGTGAGGGCCGCGGCTGCGGTCCGGCCGGTGACCACGTGTACCTGGACCTGACGCACCTGCCGCCGGAGCAGCTCGACGCGAAGCTCCCGGACATCACCGAGTTCGCGCGTACGTACCTGGGCATCGAGCCGTACACGGACCCGATCCCGATCCAGCCCACCGCGCACTACGCCATGGGCGGCATCCCGACGAACGTCGAGGGTGAGGTCCTGTCGGACAACACCACCGTCGTCCCGGGCCTGTACGCGGCCGGCGAGGTCGCCTGCGTCTCCGTGCACGGCGCCAACCGCCTCGGCACGAACTCGCTGCTGGACATCAACGTGTTCGGCAAGCGCTCCGGCATCGCCGCGGCGAGGTACTCGCAGGAGAACGACTACGTCGAGCTCCCCGAGAACCCGGCGCAGCAGGTCATCGACCAGGTCGAGCACCTGCGCAACTCCACGGGCAAGGAGCGGGTCGCCGACCTGCGCCTGGAGCTCCAGGAGACGATGGACGCCTGCGTGATGGTGTTCCGTACGGAGCAGACCATCAAGACCGCGGTCGAGAAGATCGCGGAGCTGCGCGAGCGCTACAAGAACGTGTCCGTCCAGGACAAGGGCAAGCGCTTCAACACGGACCTGCTGGAGGCCATCGAGCTGGGCAACCTGCTCGACCTGGCCGAGGTCATGGCCGTGTCCGCGCTCGCGCGCAAGGAGTCCCGCGGCGGTCACTACCGCGAGGACTACCCGAACCGCGACGACGTCAACTTCATGCGCCACACCATGGCGTACCGCGAGGTCGGAGCCGATGGCTCGGACTCGGTCCGGCTCGACTACAAGCCGGTCGTGACGACCCGCTACCAGCCGATGGAGCGTAAGTACTGA
- a CDS encoding RNA polymerase sigma factor has translation MLGDDAELTAAVLAAQGGDESGFRAVYRAVHPRLLGYVRTLVGDADAEDVTSEAWLQIARDLDSFTGDADRFRGWAARIGRNRALDHIRMRGRRPAIGGDETELTGRAADSDTASEAMEALSTGRTMALIAQLPQDQAEAVVLRVVVGLDAKSAAETLGKRPGAVRTAAHRGLKKLAELLGQEGGFGPDLDPGSDAAGPVGHNAGDQARDGRGGRDLDAVPAQRGRDSGLVEQTGVTHSRWRTQKDM, from the coding sequence TTGCTGGGGGACGACGCGGAGCTGACCGCCGCGGTGCTCGCGGCGCAGGGCGGCGACGAGAGCGGATTCCGTGCTGTGTACCGCGCCGTGCACCCACGCCTGCTCGGTTACGTACGCACGCTCGTCGGGGACGCAGACGCCGAGGACGTGACCTCCGAGGCCTGGCTGCAGATCGCCCGCGACCTCGACTCCTTCACCGGCGACGCCGACCGCTTCCGCGGCTGGGCCGCCCGGATCGGCCGCAACCGGGCCCTCGACCACATCCGCATGCGCGGGCGCCGCCCCGCCATCGGCGGCGACGAGACCGAACTGACGGGCCGCGCAGCCGACAGCGACACCGCCAGCGAGGCGATGGAGGCCCTGTCGACCGGCCGGACCATGGCGCTGATCGCACAGCTTCCGCAGGACCAGGCCGAGGCCGTGGTGCTCCGCGTCGTGGTCGGCCTGGACGCCAAGAGCGCGGCCGAGACCCTGGGCAAGCGCCCCGGCGCGGTACGCACCGCAGCCCACCGGGGCCTGAAGAAACTGGCCGAGCTGCTCGGCCAGGAGGGCGGCTTCGGGCCGGACCTGGATCCGGGGTCTGATGCGGCGGGGCCGGTCGGCCATAATGCCGGTGACCAGGCGCGGGACGGCAGGGGCGGGAGGGATCTCGACGCCGTGCCCGCTCAGCGCGGCCGGGACAGCGGCCTCGTGGAGCAAACCGGTGTGACGCATTCACGTTGGCGGACGCAGAAGGACATGTGA
- a CDS encoding 2-oxo-4-hydroxy-4-carboxy-5-ureidoimidazoline decarboxylase produces MAVHPRHAPRSPPLSSHLPAQVRGSSDPSHGSGLARFNALSPEAAEAVLLHCCGSRRWAQRVAIHRPYPDPGALLAAADEASYDLSQADLSEALASEFPVELDHGASYAALLALDAAHAEYERKFGHAFVICLAGHPPEEQADQLLTAIRRRMELEADEERSLSADELRRLAQVRLADLTHWLTSPDGVSAADSGLFAPVG; encoded by the coding sequence GTGGCGGTACACCCGCGCCACGCCCCGAGGAGCCCCCCGCTGTCCAGCCACCTTCCGGCACAGGTCCGCGGCAGCTCCGATCCTTCCCACGGCTCCGGGCTGGCGCGGTTCAACGCCCTCTCCCCCGAAGCCGCCGAGGCCGTCCTGCTGCACTGCTGCGGGAGCCGGCGGTGGGCCCAGCGGGTGGCGATCCACCGCCCCTACCCGGATCCCGGTGCGCTGCTGGCCGCCGCCGACGAGGCCTCGTACGACCTCTCCCAGGCGGACCTGAGCGAGGCGCTGGCCTCGGAGTTCCCGGTGGAGCTGGACCACGGGGCCTCGTACGCCGCGCTCTTGGCGCTCGACGCGGCCCATGCGGAGTACGAGCGCAAGTTCGGCCACGCCTTCGTGATCTGCCTGGCCGGGCATCCGCCGGAGGAGCAGGCGGACCAGCTGCTGACCGCGATCCGGCGCCGGATGGAGCTCGAGGCGGACGAGGAGCGGTCGCTCTCGGCGGACGAGCTGCGCCGCCTCGCCCAGGTCCGGCTGGCAGATCTGACACATTGGCTGACCTCGCCGGACGGGGTTTCCGCCGCGGATTCAGGGCTATTCGCCCCTGTGGGATAG
- a CDS encoding acyl-CoA mutase large subunit family protein has protein sequence MASTESGFPIEPVYGPGDLTGWDPGGKLGEPGAYPYTRGVYPTMYTGKPWTMRQYAGFGTAAESNARYRQLIAGGGTGLSVAFDLPTQMGQDSDAPLAHGEVGKVGVAIDSVEDMRVLFDGIPLDRVSTSMTINAPAALLLLMYQLVAEEHGIDGGQLTGTVQNDVLKEYIARGTYIFPPGPSLRLTADTFRYCKAEIPRWNTISISGYHMAEAGASPAQEIGFTLADGIAYVRTALAAGMEVDEFAPRLSFFFVARTTLLEEVAKFRAARRIWARVMREEFGARNPKSLMLRFHTQTAGVQLTAQQPELNLVRVAVQALGAVLGGTQSLHTNSFDEAIALPTEKSARLALRTQQVLAYETDVPHTVDPFAGSYAVERMTDEVEAAALALMQRVEDLGGAVAAIEAGFQKGEIERNAYRIARETDGGERVVVGVNRFALEQEERYEPLRVDPEIENRQREALAALRASRDGEAVSTALAALREAAAGTANVLHPMKEALRARATVGEVCNALREVWGTYEPADATW, from the coding sequence ATGGCGAGTACTGAGAGCGGATTTCCGATCGAACCCGTTTACGGGCCCGGCGATCTGACGGGGTGGGATCCCGGGGGCAAACTGGGTGAACCAGGGGCGTATCCGTACACGCGAGGGGTCTACCCGACGATGTACACCGGCAAGCCGTGGACGATGCGGCAGTACGCCGGGTTCGGGACGGCGGCCGAATCCAACGCCCGGTACCGGCAGCTCATCGCCGGCGGCGGCACCGGGCTGTCCGTCGCCTTCGACCTGCCGACGCAGATGGGGCAAGACTCCGACGCGCCGCTCGCGCACGGGGAGGTCGGCAAGGTCGGCGTCGCGATCGACTCGGTCGAGGACATGCGGGTGCTGTTCGACGGGATCCCGCTCGACCGGGTCTCCACGTCCATGACGATCAACGCCCCGGCGGCGCTGCTCCTGCTGATGTACCAGCTGGTCGCCGAGGAGCACGGGATCGACGGCGGGCAGCTGACCGGGACCGTCCAGAACGACGTGCTCAAGGAGTACATCGCGCGCGGCACCTACATCTTCCCGCCCGGGCCCTCGCTGCGGCTGACGGCCGACACCTTCCGCTACTGCAAGGCCGAGATCCCGCGCTGGAACACCATCTCCATCTCCGGCTACCACATGGCCGAGGCCGGGGCCTCGCCCGCGCAGGAGATCGGCTTCACGCTGGCGGACGGGATCGCGTACGTACGGACCGCGCTGGCCGCCGGGATGGAGGTCGACGAGTTCGCCCCGCGCCTGTCCTTCTTCTTCGTCGCCCGCACCACGCTGCTGGAGGAGGTCGCGAAGTTCCGGGCCGCACGGCGGATCTGGGCCCGGGTCATGCGCGAGGAGTTCGGGGCCCGGAACCCGAAGTCGCTGATGCTGCGCTTCCACACCCAGACGGCCGGGGTCCAGCTGACGGCGCAGCAGCCGGAGCTGAATCTCGTACGGGTGGCCGTGCAGGCGCTCGGGGCGGTGCTGGGCGGAACGCAGTCGCTGCACACCAACTCCTTCGACGAGGCGATCGCCCTGCCGACGGAGAAATCGGCGCGCCTCGCGCTGCGGACGCAGCAGGTGCTGGCGTACGAGACGGACGTGCCGCACACCGTCGACCCCTTCGCCGGGTCGTACGCGGTGGAGCGGATGACGGACGAGGTCGAGGCGGCGGCGCTCGCGCTGATGCAGCGCGTCGAGGACCTGGGCGGGGCGGTGGCCGCGATCGAGGCCGGATTCCAGAAGGGGGAGATCGAGCGGAACGCGTACCGCATCGCGCGGGAGACGGACGGCGGCGAGCGCGTGGTGGTCGGGGTCAACCGGTTCGCGCTGGAGCAGGAGGAGCGGTACGAGCCGCTCCGCGTCGACCCGGAGATCGAGAACCGGCAGCGGGAGGCGCTGGCGGCGCTGCGCGCGAGCCGCGACGGCGAGGCGGTGTCGACGGCGCTGGCCGCGCTCCGCGAGGCGGCGGCCGGCACGGCGAACGTGCTCCATCCCATGAAGGAGGCCCTGCGCGCCCGCGCCACGGTGGGCGAGGTCTGCAACGCGCTGCGGGAGGTGTGGGGGACGTACGAACCGGCGGATGCCACATGGTGA
- a CDS encoding L,D-transpeptidase family protein translates to MANGDESEQIRELQARLKQLKYMTVAPTGFYGSKTTTAVKAFQAKNDLTASGAVDEATWKKIQSLSKKPTADELRPPTVNEVDAPDPRCMTGRVMCISKESRTLAWMIDGKIVSTLDVRFGSENTPTREGEFKVEWKAKDWTSTIYHTPMPYSMFFSQGQAVHYSADFAARGYAGASHGCVNVRDKGKLASLFEQVHVGDKVVVYW, encoded by the coding sequence ATGGCGAACGGCGACGAGAGCGAGCAGATCCGCGAGCTCCAGGCCCGCCTGAAGCAGCTCAAGTACATGACGGTCGCGCCCACCGGCTTCTACGGTTCGAAGACGACCACCGCGGTCAAGGCCTTCCAGGCGAAGAACGACCTGACGGCGTCCGGTGCCGTCGACGAGGCCACCTGGAAGAAGATCCAGAGCCTCAGCAAGAAGCCCACCGCCGACGAGCTGCGCCCGCCGACCGTCAACGAGGTCGACGCGCCGGACCCGCGCTGCATGACGGGCCGCGTCATGTGCATCAGCAAGGAGAGCCGCACGCTCGCCTGGATGATCGACGGCAAGATCGTCTCCACCCTGGACGTCCGCTTCGGCTCCGAGAACACCCCGACCCGTGAGGGCGAGTTCAAGGTGGAGTGGAAGGCCAAGGACTGGACGTCGACCATCTACCACACGCCGATGCCGTACTCGATGTTCTTCAGCCAGGGCCAGGCGGTGCACTACTCCGCCGACTTCGCGGCCCGCGGCTACGCCGGCGCCTCGCACGGCTGCGTGAACGTCCGGGACAAGGGCAAGCTCGCTTCGCTGTTCGAGCAGGTGCACGTCGGCGACAAGGTCGTCGTCTACTGGTGA
- the sdhC gene encoding succinate dehydrogenase, cytochrome b556 subunit, with amino-acid sequence MPAGTLYRGREGMWSWVAHRVTGVLIFFFLFVHVLDTALVRVSPEAYDDVVATYKTPIVALMEYGLVAAILFHALNGLRVIAVDFWSKGPRLQKQMLWGVMIVWIILMIGALYPVLGHAAAELFGK; translated from the coding sequence GTGCCGGCTGGAACGTTGTACCGCGGCCGGGAAGGAATGTGGTCCTGGGTGGCTCATCGAGTCACCGGCGTCCTCATCTTCTTCTTCCTGTTCGTACACGTCCTCGACACCGCTCTCGTCCGCGTCTCCCCCGAGGCGTACGACGATGTCGTGGCTACCTACAAGACTCCGATCGTCGCGCTGATGGAGTACGGCCTCGTGGCCGCCATCCTCTTCCACGCGCTCAACGGTCTCCGTGTGATCGCCGTGGACTTCTGGTCCAAGGGCCCCCGTCTCCAGAAGCAGATGCTCTGGGGCGTGATGATCGTCTGGATCATCCTGATGATCGGGGCCCTGTACCCCGTCCTGGGCCACGCAGCTGCCGAACTGTTCGGGAAGTGA
- a CDS encoding succinate dehydrogenase iron-sulfur subunit — translation MATPTLEKMEEAAAASPYITVTFRIRRFNPEISDEAQWQDFQIEIDPKERVLDGLHKIKWELDGTLTFRRSCAHGICGSDAMRINGKNRLACKTLIKDINPEKPITVEAIKGLTVMKDLVVDMEPFFQAYRDVMPFLVTNGNEPTRERLQSAEDRERFDDTTKCILCAACTSSCPVFWNDGQYFGPAAIVNAHRFIFDSRDEAGEQRLEILNDKDGVWRCRTTFNCTDACPRGIEVTKAIQEVKRALITRRF, via the coding sequence ATGGCTACCCCCACCCTGGAAAAGATGGAAGAGGCGGCCGCGGCCTCCCCGTACATCACGGTCACTTTCCGGATCCGCCGCTTCAACCCCGAGATCTCGGACGAGGCGCAGTGGCAGGACTTCCAGATCGAGATCGACCCGAAGGAGCGCGTGCTCGACGGTCTCCACAAGATCAAGTGGGAGCTCGACGGCACGCTGACCTTCCGCCGGTCGTGCGCGCACGGCATCTGCGGCTCCGACGCGATGCGGATCAACGGCAAGAACAGGCTCGCCTGCAAGACGCTGATCAAGGACATCAACCCGGAGAAGCCGATCACGGTCGAGGCCATCAAGGGCCTCACGGTGATGAAGGACCTCGTCGTCGACATGGAGCCCTTCTTCCAGGCGTACCGCGACGTCATGCCGTTCCTCGTCACCAACGGGAACGAGCCGACGCGTGAGCGCCTGCAGTCGGCGGAGGACCGCGAGCGGTTCGACGACACCACCAAGTGCATCCTGTGCGCGGCGTGCACCTCGTCGTGCCCGGTGTTCTGGAACGACGGCCAGTACTTCGGCCCGGCGGCGATCGTCAACGCCCACCGCTTCATCTTCGACTCGCGTGACGAGGCCGGCGAGCAGCGGCTGGAGATCCTGAACGACAAGGACGGCGTGTGGCGCTGCCGCACGACCTTCAACTGCACCGACGCCTGCCCGCGCGGCATCGAGGTCACGAAGGCGATCCAGGAAGTCAAGCGCGCCCTGATCACGCGCCGCTTCTGA
- a CDS encoding Uma2 family endonuclease: protein MSAAPAEHPYSEPEAEPSLLDEANALMERLPGYRVEIIGGQILVSPPADGAHGRGLTKLMRPFITAGLDGEATEVIQAIGIWLPDGREDYAIPDLAVVDADFEDHLVENNCYDPLAFRLVLEVTSSNYKTDLRTKVTAYADAKVPVYVIVDRRHNRLHVLTDPVQDEYATHRVHAPGELVTLPESIGAKVTLDVEAVLAAARRKPDSE from the coding sequence ATGTCCGCAGCACCCGCTGAGCATCCCTACAGCGAACCGGAAGCCGAGCCCTCGCTCCTCGATGAGGCCAACGCCCTCATGGAGCGGCTCCCCGGCTACCGAGTCGAGATCATCGGAGGACAGATCCTCGTGTCCCCACCGGCAGACGGCGCCCACGGGCGGGGCCTGACCAAGCTCATGAGGCCGTTCATCACGGCAGGGCTCGACGGCGAGGCAACGGAGGTCATCCAGGCGATCGGCATCTGGCTCCCCGACGGGCGCGAGGACTACGCCATCCCGGACCTCGCCGTGGTCGACGCGGACTTCGAAGACCACCTCGTCGAGAACAACTGCTATGACCCCCTCGCCTTCCGCCTGGTCCTGGAGGTCACCTCCAGCAACTACAAGACGGACCTGCGGACCAAGGTCACCGCCTACGCCGACGCCAAGGTCCCGGTCTACGTGATCGTCGACCGCCGGCACAACCGCCTGCACGTCCTCACCGATCCGGTCCAGGACGAGTACGCCACCCACCGCGTCCACGCCCCCGGCGAGCTCGTCACTCTGCCCGAGTCGATCGGCGCCAAGGTGACCCTGGACGTCGAGGCCGTTCTCGCGGCGGCGCGGCGCAAGCCCGACAGCGAATAG
- the leuE gene encoding leucine efflux protein LeuE encodes MLGVTDLPTYLVGLILIILLPGPNSLYVLSVAARRGVRTGYKAAAGVFTGDAVLMALSAAGAGALLQTSPVAFGIVKLLGAGYLTWLAVGMMRGAWALWRSRAEREEQAEVPTAGEAAEGERPYRRALLISLFNPKAILFLISFFVQFVDPSYAYPALSFLLLGALLQLGSFLYLTLLIFSGTRLSAAFRRRKRLSAGATSAAGVLFLGFAAKLAVS; translated from the coding sequence ATGCTGGGTGTCACCGATCTGCCGACCTACCTCGTCGGGCTCATACTGATCATTTTGCTGCCGGGGCCGAACTCGCTGTACGTGCTGTCCGTCGCGGCGCGCCGCGGCGTGCGCACCGGGTACAAGGCCGCCGCCGGGGTGTTCACCGGCGACGCCGTGCTCATGGCGCTCTCCGCCGCGGGCGCCGGGGCGCTGCTCCAGACGAGTCCGGTGGCCTTCGGCATCGTCAAGCTGCTCGGCGCCGGGTACCTGACCTGGCTCGCGGTCGGGATGATGCGCGGGGCGTGGGCGCTGTGGCGCTCGCGGGCCGAGCGGGAGGAGCAGGCCGAGGTCCCGACCGCGGGCGAGGCCGCGGAGGGGGAGCGGCCGTACCGCCGGGCGCTGCTGATCAGCCTGTTCAACCCCAAGGCGATCCTGTTCCTCATCTCCTTCTTCGTGCAGTTCGTGGATCCCTCGTACGCCTACCCGGCGCTCTCGTTCCTGCTGCTGGGCGCGCTGCTCCAGCTCGGCAGCTTCCTGTACCTGACTCTGCTGATCTTCAGCGGGACCCGGCTGTCCGCCGCCTTCCGCCGCCGCAAGCGGCTCTCGGCCGGGGCCACCTCGGCGGCGGGCGTGCTGTTCCTCGGCTTCGCCGCCAAGCTCGCCGTCAGCTAG
- a CDS encoding succinate dehydrogenase hydrophobic membrane anchor subunit, which translates to MSSDTSSAQAIGDVEGVSLYDVDNPAPYIEAPRKRTGKTPRSTRGNFEMAAWLFMRLSGIVLVVLVIGHLVIQLVLDGGVSKVGFAFVAGRWASPFWQVWDLLMLWLAMLHGANGLRTVINDYAERANTRLWLKGLLYTATVFTILLGTLVIFTFDPNIR; encoded by the coding sequence ATGTCTTCTGACACTTCTTCCGCCCAGGCCATCGGCGACGTGGAGGGCGTGAGCCTCTACGACGTCGACAACCCGGCGCCGTACATCGAGGCCCCGCGCAAGCGCACGGGCAAGACGCCCCGCTCGACCCGCGGCAACTTCGAGATGGCCGCGTGGCTCTTCATGCGCCTCTCGGGCATCGTCCTCGTGGTCCTGGTCATCGGCCACCTCGTCATCCAGCTGGTGCTGGACGGCGGCGTCTCCAAGGTCGGCTTCGCCTTCGTGGCCGGCCGCTGGGCGTCCCCGTTCTGGCAGGTCTGGGACCTGCTGATGCTGTGGCTGGCCATGCTGCACGGCGCCAACGGCCTGCGTACCGTCATCAACGACTACGCGGAGCGCGCCAACACGCGGCTGTGGCTGAAGGGCCTGCTCTACACCGCCACCGTGTTCACCATCCTTCTGGGCACGCTGGTGATCTTCACCTTCGACCCGAACATCCGCTAG